A window of the Candidatus Dormiibacterota bacterium genome harbors these coding sequences:
- a CDS encoding site-2 protease family protein, whose amino-acid sequence MNENLSLGRIAGIHVGLNWSLLVIAFLIASSLATNLLPSAAPGQTSSAYWTAGIISAFVYLACLLAHELAHSIVAMRRGVRVDGITLWLFGGVSRFSSESASPGAQAWITFVGPLTSLLLGVAFFLASVAIGGGASNPGLLAATLSWLGYINFLLGVFNLLPAFPLDGGRILQSLIWARTRDRLRATRIAARIGMAFAFLLIAYGLITFFATGSFIGAVWSVFLGWFLLSAARAEEVGGLIRQALSGITVAEVMTPDPVHAPDNITVEEALHGYILASRHSTFPTQDAAGRLSGLLTLTALKNVAPTARTTTLINEIICPLERVSKVSPADPATNLLDVSEGCSEGRTLVVDNGRLVGIVSPSDINRMLQRSIARRGQGAPTLPSPVSAERT is encoded by the coding sequence GTGAACGAGAACCTGAGCCTTGGCCGCATCGCCGGCATCCACGTAGGGCTGAACTGGAGCCTGCTCGTCATTGCCTTCCTGATCGCTTCGAGCCTCGCCACCAACCTGCTGCCGTCGGCGGCGCCCGGCCAGACCTCCAGCGCCTACTGGACCGCCGGCATCATCTCGGCCTTCGTCTACCTGGCCTGCCTGCTTGCCCATGAGCTCGCTCACTCCATCGTTGCCATGCGACGCGGCGTGCGGGTCGACGGGATCACGCTCTGGCTGTTTGGCGGCGTCTCCCGGTTCAGCAGCGAGAGCGCGTCGCCGGGCGCGCAGGCGTGGATCACGTTCGTGGGCCCCCTTACGAGCCTGCTGCTGGGTGTAGCGTTTTTCCTGGCTTCGGTCGCGATCGGCGGTGGGGCCAGCAACCCAGGTCTGCTGGCCGCCACCCTGTCCTGGCTCGGCTACATCAACTTCCTGCTCGGCGTCTTCAACCTGCTGCCCGCCTTCCCGCTGGACGGTGGGCGGATCCTGCAATCGCTGATCTGGGCGCGCACCCGGGATCGCCTGCGAGCAACCCGGATCGCCGCCCGCATCGGCATGGCCTTCGCGTTCCTGTTGATCGCCTACGGCCTGATCACGTTCTTCGCCACGGGCAGCTTCATCGGTGCGGTCTGGTCGGTCTTCCTTGGGTGGTTCCTCTTAAGCGCGGCCCGGGCCGAGGAGGTCGGCGGCCTGATCCGCCAGGCGCTCTCCGGGATCACCGTCGCCGAGGTGATGACGCCCGACCCTGTCCACGCTCCCGACAACATCACGGTCGAAGAGGCGCTGCATGGCTACATCCTGGCCTCACGGCACTCGACCTTTCCAACCCAGGATGCCGCCGGCCGGCTGAGCGGGCTCTTGACGCTGACCGCGCTCAAGAACGTCGCACCGACCGCCCGTACGACCACCCTTATCAACGAGATCATCTGCCCGCTCGAGCGGGTGTCCAAGGTCAGCCCCGCCGACCCCGCCACCAACCTGCTCGATGTGTCGGAGGGCTGCAGCGAAGGTCGCACGCTGGTCGTCGATAACGGCCGGCTGGTCGGCATCGTCTCCCCCAGCGACATCAATCGGATGCTGCAGAGGTCGATAGCGCGTCGCGGCCAAGGGGCCCCCACCCTCCCCTCCCCAGTCAGCGCGGAAAGGACATGA
- a CDS encoding DUF1801 domain-containing protein — translation MSQQEVDEYLANLDEPKRTTLQQLRQTIRNIVPEAEEGIAYGMPAYRLRGKVIAGFAAFKNHLSYLPHSGSVLAEIPDEVAGYVTSKGALQFPIERPLPKALVKKLINIRLRQVGQR, via the coding sequence ATGTCGCAACAAGAGGTTGACGAGTATCTGGCGAATCTCGATGAGCCCAAACGGACCACCCTGCAACAGCTGCGGCAGACCATTCGCAACATCGTTCCCGAAGCGGAAGAGGGCATCGCATATGGGATGCCGGCGTACCGACTCCGGGGCAAGGTCATAGCTGGATTCGCCGCGTTCAAGAACCACCTGAGCTACCTGCCGCACAGTGGTTCCGTATTAGCCGAAATACCTGATGAGGTCGCCGGGTACGTGACGTCCAAGGGTGCGTTGCAGTTTCCGATCGAGCGGCCACTCCCAAAGGCTCTCGTCAAGAAGCTAATCAACATCCGTCTCAGGCAGGTAGGTCAGCGCTAA
- a CDS encoding LuxR C-terminal-related transcriptional regulator, whose protein sequence is MRTQRSGRGLHNVPAELTSFVGRRRELAEIKERLRASRLVTLTGPGGVGKTRLALRAATELARAFPDGVWLVELAAIEDPPLVTQAVFHALGLQDRSAGWSLSALTDYLGEKHLLLILDNCEHLLDTCAVLASTLLKSCPQLRVLATSRQAIGVSGEVRMRVPSLTLPEADTPKARLIQNFEAVALLAERATAVLVNFRVDESNAADVLRLCRRLDGIPLALELAAGRLEGLSVNELNQALDREPSVLGGTDRAADPRQQTLDATIEWSYRLLDEHERRLWARLSVFAGSFDQEAALLVCSGPDLPPERIVGLLGALVEKSLLKRELSTRSGRYQLLETLRQHGRQRLRELGDEVELQARHRDWILGLAGAVGAWDSHQAAMFSRIYVERDNLWAALDFCLRQPGEAGKGAEICRHLFPYWLSRGPITDARRVLVNLLERTPDDSLSRAQLLWVAATLAPAQNDYAGAGVMSGESLRIGRLLGDSEVVAWSLMYLAISRGVEGKTAEAVELAESALSLAREMQVQRLVLGAMTIVCGIRLAVGDLDGVIKLGDEADGISVKLGELWARGYVLNFLSQARWQQGDLERAEVQAQEAGACQHALGDRLGLAIVVETLAWMSAGSSAYERAATLLGCAERLRQSVATPLLAQFQAQHERSASSAKEQLGERAFAAAFELGRAFPVDEAVAYALGRKNSDEPQPAAIPEAPIQLTNREQEIARLVAEGLTNKQIAGKLVISERTAESHIVNILNKLGFNSRTQIASWASAHQPLAAAPKG, encoded by the coding sequence ATGCGCACTCAGCGCTCGGGGCGCGGCTTGCACAACGTCCCGGCGGAACTGACGAGTTTCGTCGGACGTCGCCGCGAGCTCGCCGAGATCAAAGAGCGGCTGCGCGCCTCACGGCTGGTGACGCTGACTGGACCGGGCGGCGTCGGCAAGACGAGGCTCGCGCTGCGTGCCGCGACCGAACTGGCGCGCGCGTTCCCCGACGGCGTCTGGCTGGTCGAGCTGGCGGCGATCGAAGACCCGCCTTTGGTGACCCAGGCCGTCTTTCACGCCCTCGGTCTCCAGGATCGTTCCGCTGGTTGGTCGCTTTCGGCCTTGACCGACTACCTGGGGGAAAAGCACCTGCTGTTGATCCTCGATAACTGCGAGCACCTGCTTGACACCTGCGCGGTGCTCGCCAGCACGTTGCTCAAGTCGTGCCCGCAGCTGCGAGTGCTGGCCACGAGCCGCCAGGCGATCGGCGTCTCCGGGGAGGTCCGGATGCGGGTGCCGTCGCTCACCCTGCCTGAGGCGGACACTCCAAAAGCCCGGCTGATACAGAATTTCGAGGCGGTAGCGCTGCTCGCCGAGCGGGCCACGGCGGTGCTGGTCAACTTTCGCGTGGATGAGAGCAACGCGGCGGACGTGCTCCGTCTGTGCCGCCGCCTGGATGGGATTCCACTGGCGCTCGAACTTGCGGCGGGGCGCCTGGAGGGCCTCAGCGTGAACGAGCTGAACCAGGCGCTGGACCGCGAGCCATCAGTGCTTGGCGGAACAGACCGCGCGGCCGATCCACGGCAACAGACGCTGGACGCGACGATTGAATGGAGCTATCGGTTGCTCGACGAGCACGAGCGCCGGCTGTGGGCACGCCTGTCGGTCTTCGCCGGGAGTTTCGACCAGGAGGCGGCGCTCCTGGTCTGTTCGGGTCCGGACCTTCCTCCGGAGCGGATTGTGGGACTGCTGGGCGCACTGGTCGAGAAGTCGCTCCTGAAGCGGGAGTTGAGCACGCGCTCGGGCCGTTATCAGCTGCTCGAGACGCTGCGCCAGCATGGGCGCCAGCGCCTTCGCGAGCTTGGCGACGAGGTCGAACTGCAGGCTCGCCACCGTGATTGGATCCTGGGGCTGGCCGGCGCTGTCGGGGCCTGGGACTCGCACCAGGCGGCGATGTTCAGCCGAATCTACGTCGAGCGGGACAACCTCTGGGCCGCACTCGACTTTTGTCTGAGGCAGCCCGGCGAAGCTGGGAAGGGCGCCGAGATCTGCCGCCACCTGTTCCCGTATTGGCTCTCTCGCGGACCGATAACCGATGCCAGGCGGGTGCTCGTCAACCTGCTCGAACGAACCCCTGATGACAGCCTTTCCCGTGCGCAACTACTCTGGGTGGCCGCAACCCTGGCCCCTGCCCAGAACGACTATGCCGGAGCCGGAGTGATGAGCGGAGAAAGTCTTCGCATCGGTCGACTGCTCGGAGACTCCGAAGTGGTTGCCTGGTCTCTTATGTATCTCGCCATCTCACGGGGGGTCGAGGGCAAAACCGCCGAGGCCGTCGAGCTCGCCGAGTCCGCACTCTCTCTGGCGAGAGAAATGCAGGTCCAACGACTCGTCCTTGGGGCGATGACCATCGTTTGCGGCATCCGGCTCGCTGTTGGTGACCTGGATGGCGTCATCAAACTGGGTGATGAGGCTGACGGGATCAGCGTGAAATTGGGTGAGCTCTGGGCCCGAGGGTACGTCCTCAATTTCCTCTCGCAGGCCAGGTGGCAACAGGGTGACCTCGAACGAGCAGAAGTCCAAGCGCAGGAGGCGGGCGCCTGCCAGCACGCGCTCGGCGATCGCCTCGGCCTTGCGATCGTCGTCGAGACTCTCGCCTGGATGTCTGCGGGGAGTTCCGCCTACGAGCGCGCGGCGACGTTGTTGGGCTGTGCCGAGCGTTTGCGCCAGTCGGTCGCCACGCCCCTGCTGGCACAGTTTCAAGCGCAACATGAGCGTTCTGCGTCGTCCGCGAAGGAACAGTTGGGGGAGCGTGCTTTCGCGGCGGCGTTCGAGCTCGGCCGAGCATTCCCGGTTGACGAGGCGGTCGCCTACGCGCTCGGCCGGAAGAATTCAGACGAACCGCAACCGGCCGCGATCCCTGAGGCGCCCATCCAACTAACCAACCGGGAACAAGAGATCGCGCGGCTCGTCGCCGAAGGACTGACCAACAAGCAGATCGCGGGCAAGCTGGTCATCTCCGAGCGGACCGCCGAATCGCACATCGTGAACATCCTGAACAAACTGGGGTTCAACTCGCGAACCCAAATCGCCTCATGGGCCTCCGCGCATCAGCCGCTCGCCGCCGCGCCCAAAGGGTAA
- a CDS encoding adenylate/guanylate cyclase domain-containing protein, whose protein sequence is MEATTRYAKSGDVNIAYQVVGQGPIDLVVVWGWTSHLEVLWDDPDIAELLSRLASFSRLLLFDKRGTGMSDRVPEAELPTLEQRMDDVRAVMDAAGSERAALLGISEGGPMSVMFAATYPDRTTALVLCGSWSTWVKRPDYPWAPTVEQHERAMQMMQAHDPAKPFNLEHFAPSKAHDEEFGRRFARYGRLGASPGAALALYRMNIQIDVRPILDSIHVPTLVLQRSGDRITYAQAGRYLAEHIAGAKYVELPGTDHLVWVGDREAILGEIEEFLTGIRHAPETDRVLATIVFTDIVDSTARATALGDKAWKDLLARHDSAIRRQIVRFRGREVKTQGDAFVITFDGPARAVRCAQAIIDDVRQLGLAVRIGMHAGEITLLTNDIGGIAVHIAARVSAMAGANETLVSGTVRDLVAGSGITFVDRGVHSLKGLPEARRIYAVGHA, encoded by the coding sequence ATGGAGGCGACGACCCGGTACGCGAAGAGTGGTGATGTCAACATCGCCTACCAGGTGGTCGGCCAGGGACCGATCGACCTCGTGGTGGTCTGGGGCTGGACGTCGCATCTCGAAGTCCTCTGGGACGACCCAGATATCGCCGAGCTCTTGTCTCGTCTGGCCTCCTTCTCGCGCCTGCTCCTCTTCGACAAACGCGGGACCGGGATGTCCGACCGGGTCCCGGAGGCCGAGCTGCCGACCCTGGAGCAACGGATGGACGACGTTCGCGCTGTGATGGATGCCGCGGGATCCGAGCGGGCTGCCTTGCTCGGGATCTCGGAAGGCGGGCCCATGAGTGTGATGTTCGCCGCCACCTACCCCGATCGAACCACGGCACTAGTCCTGTGCGGGTCATGGTCGACCTGGGTCAAGAGGCCCGACTACCCCTGGGCTCCCACGGTTGAGCAGCATGAACGCGCCATGCAGATGATGCAGGCTCACGACCCGGCGAAGCCCTTCAACCTCGAGCACTTCGCGCCAAGCAAGGCGCACGACGAGGAGTTCGGAAGACGCTTTGCCCGGTACGGCCGGCTCGGTGCCAGCCCGGGGGCCGCACTCGCCCTATACCGCATGAACATCCAGATCGATGTCCGGCCCATCCTGGACAGCATCCATGTCCCGACGCTGGTTCTGCAGCGGTCAGGCGATCGCATCACCTACGCGCAGGCCGGCCGCTACCTTGCCGAGCACATCGCCGGGGCCAAATACGTGGAACTGCCGGGCACCGACCACCTGGTCTGGGTGGGAGACCGGGAGGCGATTCTCGGGGAAATCGAGGAGTTCCTCACCGGGATCCGCCACGCCCCGGAGACGGATCGTGTGCTGGCCACAATCGTCTTCACCGACATCGTCGACTCGACCGCGCGAGCCACCGCGCTCGGCGACAAGGCCTGGAAGGATTTGCTGGCGCGCCACGACAGCGCGATCCGGCGGCAGATCGTGCGCTTCCGCGGTCGAGAGGTCAAGACCCAGGGCGACGCATTCGTCATCACCTTCGACGGGCCGGCTCGCGCCGTCCGCTGCGCCCAGGCGATCATCGACGACGTGCGACAGCTTGGGCTTGCGGTCCGGATCGGAATGCATGCGGGTGAAATCACGCTACTCACAAACGACATTGGCGGCATTGCAGTGCACATCGCGGCGAGAGTGTCTGCGATGGCCGGAGCGAACGAGACGCTGGTCTCCGGCACCGTAAGGGATCTCGTTGCCGGGTCCGGTATTACGTTCGTGGACCGGGGCGTCCACTCACTGAAGGGACTGCCAGAGGCCCGGCGCATCTACGCTGTCGGCCACGCCTGA
- a CDS encoding ABC transporter ATP-binding protein encodes MATTMERPAVNDVGTLLRADSISKVIGTNGTKTTILDGISFTVPSRSLFAINGPSGSGKSTLLNILTGIDRASSGHIIFSGQEIRKMSENQLARWRGKNVGIVFQFFQLLPTLTARENIELALELGGNVPKKQWKARIQACLTQVGLNDYARRLPSQLSGGQQQRVAIARALANDPPVLVADEPTGNLDSKTAHQVFDLLQELTERGKSVIYVTHDRDLAARASHRIDLLDGRIVASSAGSTELRA; translated from the coding sequence ATGGCAACCACAATGGAACGCCCGGCCGTCAACGACGTCGGCACGCTGCTGCGCGCCGACTCGATTTCCAAGGTCATCGGGACCAATGGCACGAAGACCACCATCCTCGATGGCATCTCGTTCACGGTGCCGTCGCGCAGCCTTTTTGCGATCAACGGTCCGTCGGGCAGTGGCAAATCGACGCTGCTCAACATCCTCACGGGCATCGATCGCGCGTCGTCTGGCCACATCATCTTCAGCGGCCAGGAGATCCGCAAGATGAGCGAGAACCAGCTCGCCCGCTGGCGCGGCAAGAACGTCGGCATCGTCTTCCAGTTCTTCCAGCTGCTGCCGACGCTCACAGCGCGAGAGAACATCGAGCTCGCCCTCGAGCTCGGCGGCAACGTCCCCAAGAAGCAGTGGAAGGCGCGGATCCAGGCTTGCCTGACGCAAGTCGGCCTCAATGACTACGCCCGCCGTCTTCCCAGCCAGCTCTCCGGGGGCCAGCAGCAGCGGGTCGCGATCGCCCGCGCGCTCGCCAACGACCCGCCCGTCCTCGTGGCGGACGAGCCGACCGGCAACCTCGACTCCAAGACGGCGCATCAGGTCTTCGACTTGCTGCAAGAGCTGACCGAGCGCGGCAAGTCCGTCATTTACGTGACGCATGACCGAGACCTGGCCGCGCGCGCCAGCCATCGCATCGATCTCCTCGACGGCCGTATCGTCGCCTCGAGCGCCGGGAGCACGGAGCTGCGGGCATGA
- a CDS encoding MmcQ/YjbR family DNA-binding protein, translating to MTSVHQVRRIALTLPEATEQDHHGRPSFRVGGKIFATLWDPEHVNVMLDLHRIRIAVNEHPRACREFWWGKQIRAVQLTLPLADAGVVRELLTEAWRLKADGKWLPP from the coding sequence ATGACATCTGTCCACCAGGTTCGCCGGATAGCGCTGACGCTACCCGAAGCCACCGAGCAGGACCACCACGGCCGGCCGTCCTTTCGGGTGGGCGGGAAAATCTTCGCGACCCTGTGGGACCCGGAACACGTCAACGTCATGCTCGACCTGCACCGGATCCGGATCGCGGTGAACGAGCACCCGCGCGCGTGCCGGGAGTTCTGGTGGGGGAAACAGATCCGCGCCGTCCAGCTGACGCTGCCCCTTGCTGATGCCGGGGTAGTTCGGGAGTTGCTAACAGAGGCCTGGCGACTGAAAGCGGACGGGAAATGGTTGCCACCATAA